The Limnospira fusiformis SAG 85.79 genomic interval AGAACCCTACTGGCTACCAGAAATCGGTTTAGGAATTGGGAGAAGTCAAGCTACATTAGGTGGTATTGACCGAGAAATCCTGTCTTGGTTTGACCAAGAGGGGAGACGTTATTTGAGCTCCGAAGAGTTAGCACAGCAGGCTCAATTGGAAGCACAACAGTCAATTGGAAGTACAGCAGAATTGGAAGCACAGCAGGCCAATTAGAAGCACAGCAGGCTCAATTAGAAGCACAGCGGCTCAATTGGAAGCACAGCAGCCAATTGGAAGTCAGCAGCTCAAGTGGAAGCCAGCAGTCAATTGGAAGCACAAAAAGAACGTCAGGCGCGTTTAGCAGCTATTGCTCAATTAGACAATATAGGATTGACAGCAGAGCAAATTTCTGTAGCATTGGGCTTATCTATCAATGAGGTACGTCAGCAGCTAGAGGAATCATAGATTCTAGCGATATAACTGCTATAATTGGGGAGAAACTGTCTTCTACTGGTTTAGACCTATGGTTTCTATTGACCTTTATAAAAATCTACCCACCAGTGATGAACTTCCCGACTCTGATGATACTCCTGTGGATAACGAAGACCAAAACTTTCTCCCCAATTACCTATTATTTCTTCTAGCAATTATCTGGAAAGACCGCAATGATTGGTATTTCGGTGTAGATATGGGAATTTATCACACCAGCGGGGATAACCCCAGAGTCCCAGTAATTCCTGATGGTTTTCTGACGGTGGGAGTGAACCGCCGCCGACCAGGTAATAAATCTCGGAAAAGTTATGTGGTCTGGGAAGAAGGGGGAATGGTTCCTCAGTTGGTGTTAGAGGTGGTTTCCTGGACTCCGGGAAATGAGTATGAGTCCAAAATGGCGATTTATGAAAAGTTGGGGGTACTATACTACGTTATTTATAACCCAGAATATTACCAACGCGATCGCCATCAACCCTTCGAGATTTATCGACAAATTGATGGTAAATACCAGTTACAAACGGGAGAACCCTACTGGCTACCAGAAATCGGTTTAGGAATTGGGAGAAGTCAAGCTACATTAGGTGGTATTGACCGAGAAATCCTGTCTTGGTTTGACCAAGAGGGGAGACGTTATTTGAGTGCGGAAGAGTTAGCACAGCAGGCTCAATTGGAAGCACAGCAGGCTCAATTGGAAGCACAAAAAGAACGTCAGGCGCGTTTAGCAGCTATTGCTCAATTAGACAATATAGGATTGACAGCAGAGCAAATTTCTGTAGCATTGGGCTTATCTATCAATGAGGTACGTCAGCAGCTAGAGGAATCATAGATTCTAGCGATATAACTGCTATAATTGGGGAGAAACTGTCTTCTACTGGTTTAGACCTATGGTTTCTATTGACCTTTATAAAAATCTACCCACCAGTGATGAACTTCCCGACTCTGATGATACTCCTGTGGATAACGAAGACCAAAACTTTCTCCCCAATTACCTATTATTTCTTCTAGCAATTATCTGGAAAGACCGCAATGATTGGTATTTCGGTGTAGATATGGGAATTTATCACACCAGCGGGGATAACCCCAGAGTCCCAGTAATTCCTGATGGTTTTCTGACGGTGGGAGTGAACCGCCGCCGACCAGGTAATAAATCTCGGAAAAGTTATGTGGTCTGGGAAGAAGGGGGAATGGTTCCTCAGTTGGTGTTAGAGGTGGTTTCCTGGACTCCGGGAAATGAGTATGAGTCCAAAATGGCGATTTATGAAAAGTTGGGGGTACTATACTACGTTATTTATAACCCAGAATATTACCAACGCGATCGCCATCAACCCTTCGAGATTTATCGACAAATTGATGGTAAATACCAGTTACAAACGGGAGAACCCTACTGGCTACCAGAAATCGGTTTAGGAATTGGGAGAAGTCAAGCTACATTAGGTGGTATTGACCGAGAAATCCTGTCTTGGTTTGACCAAGAGGGGAGACGTTATTTGAGCTCCGAAGAGTTAGCACAGCAGGCTCAATTGGAAGCACAACAGGCTCAATTGGAAGTACAGCAGGCTCAATTGGAAGCACAGCAGGCTCAATTGGAAGCACAGCAGGCTCAATTAGAAGCACAGCAGGCTCAATTGGAAGCACAGCAGGCTCAATTGGAAGTACAGCAGGCTCAAGTGGAAGCACAGCAGGCTCAATTGGAAGCACAAAAAGAACGTCAGGCGCGTTTAGCAGCTATTGCTCAATTAGACAATATAGGATTGACAGCAGAGCAAATTTCTGTAGCATTGGGCTTATCTATCAATGAGGTACGTCAGCAGCTAGAGGAATCATAGATTCTAGCGATATAACTGCTATAATTGGGGAGAAACTGTCTTCTACTGGTTTAGACCTATGGTTTCTATTGACCTTTATAAAAATCTACCCACCAGTGATGAACTTCCCGACTCTGATGATACTCCTGTGGATAACGAAGACCAAAACTTTCTCCCCAATTACCTATTATTTCTTCTAGCAATTATCTGGAAAGACCGCAATGATTGGTATTTCGGTGTAGATATGGGAATTTATCACACCAGCGGGGATAACCCCAGAGTCCCAGTAATTCCTGATGGTTTTCTGACGGTGGGAGTGAACCGCCGCCGACCAGGTAATAAATCTCGGAAAAGTTATGTGGTCTGGGAAGAAGGGGGAATGGTTCCTCAGTTGGTGTTAGAGGTGGTTTCCTGGACTCCGGGAAATGAGTATGAGTCCAAAATGGCGATTTATGAAAAGTTGGGGGTACTATACTACGTTATTTATAACCCAGAATATTACCAAGCGCGATCGCCATCAACCCTTCGAGATTTATCGACAAATTGATGGTAAATACCAGTTACAAACGGGAGAACCCTACTGGCTACCAGAAATCGGTTTAGGAATTGGGAGAAGTCAAGCTACATTAGGTGGTATTGACCGAGAAATCCTGTCTTGGTTTGACCAAGAGGGGAGACGTTATTTGAGTGCGGAAGAGTTAGCACAGCAGGCTCAATTGGAAGCACAGCAGGCTCAATTGGAAGCACAAAAAGAACGTCAGGCGCGTTTAGCAGCTATTGCTCAATTAGACAATATAGGATTGACAGCAGAGCAAATTTCTGTAGCATTGGGCTTATCTATCAATGAGGTACGTCAGCAGCTAGAGGAATCATAGATTCTAGCGATATAACTGCTATAATTGGGGAGAAACTGTCTTCTACTGGTTTAGACCTATGGTTTCTATTGACCTTTATAAAAATCTACCCACCAGTGATGAACTTCCCGACTCTGATGATACTCCTGTGGATAACGAAGACCAAAACTTTCTCCCCAATTACCTATTATTTCTTCTAGCAATTATCTGGAAAGACCGCAATGATTGGTATTTCGGTGTAGATATGGGAATTTATCACACCAGCGGGGATAACCCCAGAGTCCCAGTAATTCCTGATGGTTTTCTGACGGTGGGAGGTGAACCGCCATCTCGACCAGGTAATAAATCTCGGAAAAGTTATGTGGTCTGGGAAGAAGGGGGAATGGTTCCTCAGTTGGTGTTAGAGGTGGTTTCCTGGACTCCGGGAAATGAGTATGAGTCCAAAATGGCGATTTATGAAAAGTTGGGGGTACTATACTACGTTATTTATAACCCAGAATATTACCAACGCGATCGCCATCAACCCTTCGAGATTTATCGACAAATTGATGGTAAATACCAGTTACAAACGGGAGAACCCTACTGGCTACCAGAAATCGGTTTAGGAATTGGGAGAAGTCAAGCTACATTAGGTGGTATTGACCGAGAAATCCTGTCTTGGTTTGACCAAGAGGGGAGACGTTATTTGAGTGCGGAAGAGTTAGCACAGCAGGCTCAATTGGAAGCACAACAGGCTCAATTGGAAGTACAGCAGGCTCAATTGGAAGCACAGCAGGCTCAATTGGAAGCACAGCAGGCTCAATTGGAAGCACAGCAGGCTCAATTGGAAGCACAAAAAGAACGTCAGGCGCGTTTAGCAGCTATTGCTCAATTAGACAATATAGGATTGACAGCAGAGCAAATTTCTGTAGCATTGGGCTTATCTATCAATGAGGTACGTCAGCAGCTAGAGGAATCATAGATTCTAGCGATATAACTGCTATAATTGGGGAGAAACTGTCTTCTACTGGTTTAGACCTATGGTTTCTATTGACCTTTATAAAAATCTACCCACCAGTGATGAACTTCCCGACTCTGATGATACTCCTGTGGATAACGAAGACCAAAACTTTCTCCCCAATTACCTATTATTTCTTCTAGCAATTATCTGGAAAGACCGCAATGATTGGTATTTCGGTGTAGATATGGGAATTTATCACACCAGCGGGGATAACCCCAGAGTCCCAGTAATTCCTGATGGTTTTCTGACGGTGGGAGTGAACCGCCGCCGACCAGGTAATAAATCTCGGAAAAGTTATGTGGTCTGGGAAGAAGGGGGAATGGTTCCTCAGTTGGTGTTAGAGGTGGTTTCCTGGACTCCGGGAAATGAGTATGAGTCCAAAATGGCGATTTATGAAAAGTTGGGGGTACTATACTACGTTATTTATAACCCAGAATATTACCAACGCGATCGCCATCAACCCTTCGAGATTTATCGACAAATTGATGGTAAATACCAGTTACAAACGGGAGAACCCTACTGGCTACCAGAAATCGGTTTAGGAATTGGGAGAAGTCAAGCTACATTAGGTGGTATTGACCGAGAAATCCTGTCTTGGTTTGACCAAGAGGGGAGACGTTATTTGAGCTCCGAAGAGTTAGCACAGCAGGCTCAATTGGAAGCACAACAGGCTCAATTGGAAGTACAGCAGGCTCAATTGGAAGCACAGCAGGCTCAATTAGAAGCACAGCAGGCTCAATTGGAAGCACAGCAGGCTCAATTGGAAGCACAGCAGGCTCAATTGGAAGCACAGCAGGCTCAATTGGAAGCACAAAAAGAACGTCAGGCGCGTTTAGCAGCTATTGCTCAATTAGACAATATAGGATTGACAGCAGAGCAAATTTCTGTAGCATTGGGCTTATCTATCAATGAGGTACGTCAGCAGCTAGAGGAATCATAGATTCTAGCGATATAACTGCTATAATTGGGGAGAAACTGTCTTCTACTGGTTTAGACCTATGGTTTCT includes:
- a CDS encoding Uma2 family endonuclease, which gives rise to MVSIDLYKNLPTSDELPDSDDTPVDNEDQNFLPNYLLFLLAIIWKDRNDWYFGVDMGIYHTSGDNPRVPVIPDGFLTVGVNRRRPGNKSRKSYVVWEEGGMVPQLVLEVVSWTPGNEYESKMAIYEKLGVLYYVIYNPEYYQRDRHQPFEIYRQIDGKYQLQTGEPYWLPEIGLGIGRSQATLGGIDREILSWFDQEGRRYLSSEELAQQAQLEAQQAQLEVQQAQLEAQQAQLEAQQAQLEAQQAQLEAQQAQLEVQQAQVEAQQAQLEAQKERQARLAAIAQLDNIGLTAEQISVALGLSINEVRQQLEES
- a CDS encoding Uma2 family endonuclease, coding for MVSIDLYKNLPTSDELPDSDDTPVDNEDQNFLPNYLLFLLAIIWKDRNDWYFGVDMGIYHTSGDNPRVPVIPDGFLTVGVNRRRPGNKSRKSYVVWEEGGMVPQLVLEVVSWTPGNEYESKMAIYEKLGVLYYVIYNPEYYQRDRHQPFEIYRQIDGKYQLQTGEPYWLPEIGLGIGRSQATLGGIDREILSWFDQEGRRYLSSEELAQQAQLEAQQAQLEVQQAQLEAQQAQLEAQQAQLEAQQAQLEAQQAQLEAQQAQLEAQKERQARLAAIAQLDNIGLTAEQISVALGLSINEVRQQLEES
- a CDS encoding Uma2 family endonuclease, whose protein sequence is MVSIDLYKNLPTSDELPDSDDTPVDNEDQNFLPNYLLFLLAIIWKDRNDWYFGVDMGIYHTSGDNPRVPVIPDGFLTVGVNRRRPGNKSRKSYVVWEEGGMVPQLVLEVVSWTPGNEYESKMAIYEKLGVLYYVIYNPEYYQRDRHQPFEIYRQIDGKYQLQTGEPYWLPEIGLGIGRSQATLGGIDREILSWFDQEGRRYLSAEELAQQAQLEAQQAQLEAQKERQARLAAIAQLDNIGLTAEQISVALGLSINEVRQQLEES
- a CDS encoding Uma2 family endonuclease, with the protein product MVSIDLYKNLPTSDELPDSDDTPVDNEDQNFLPNYLLFLLAIIWKDRNDWYFGVDMGIYHTSGDNPRVPVIPDGFLTVGGEPPSRPGNKSRKSYVVWEEGGMVPQLVLEVVSWTPGNEYESKMAIYEKLGVLYYVIYNPEYYQRDRHQPFEIYRQIDGKYQLQTGEPYWLPEIGLGIGRSQATLGGIDREILSWFDQEGRRYLSAEELAQQAQLEAQQAQLEVQQAQLEAQQAQLEAQQAQLEAQQAQLEAQKERQARLAAIAQLDNIGLTAEQISVALGLSINEVRQQLEES